The following are encoded together in the Oceanobacillus zhaokaii genome:
- the tkt gene encoding transketolase — protein sequence MTTSTSSISELSINTIRTLTIDSVEKAQHGHPGMPMGAAPMAYSLWKNVMNINPENPKWFNRDRFVLAAGHGSNLLYNLLHLSGFDVTIDDLKNTRQWGSKTPGHPEYGITPGVEATTGPLGQGIPVSVGLALAERHLAETYNRSEFPIVDHYTYTICGDGDLMEGVSYEAASLAGHLKLGRLIVLYDSNNISLDGGLDLSFSEDIKKRFESYNWQYLHVEDGNNIEAITKAIEAAKADENRPTLIEVKTIIGYGSPSLQGTNDAHSDPLGKEEIGRTKKFYNWNYEEDFHVPAEVYEDFSSIKENGKIKESEWKSLLDRYQANYPELATEFKRIIAGDLPQNWDANLPSYNENNTLATRVAASETLNALAKNISELVGGSADLDSSTRTRLKAYEDMNSLDYAGRNIRFGVREFAMGAIANGLALHNLRPFVSTFFVFSDYLRPAIRLASLMELPVTYVFTHDTIAVGQDGPTHQPIEQLASFRAMPGLSVIRPADANETKEAWKIAVKQKENPTMLVLGRQGLPTLKDSETLAATGVQKGAYVISKAKEEAVGILIAAGSEVSLAIQAQEQLVSEGIFVDVVSMPSWDLFEKQSEAYKESVLPRSLQKRLTIEMGSKLGWREYAGNNGAVMSIDMFGASAPGNRVIEEYGFTIENVVKNFKSLL from the coding sequence ATGACTACATCAACTTCATCTATATCCGAGTTATCAATAAATACAATCAGAACATTAACGATAGATAGTGTCGAAAAAGCACAGCATGGTCATCCAGGAATGCCAATGGGGGCTGCTCCTATGGCATATAGCTTATGGAAAAATGTAATGAATATTAATCCAGAGAATCCAAAATGGTTTAATCGAGATCGCTTTGTTTTAGCAGCTGGTCACGGTTCTAATTTATTGTACAACTTACTGCATCTATCTGGTTTTGATGTGACAATAGATGATTTGAAAAACACAAGACAATGGGGAAGTAAAACGCCAGGACACCCTGAATATGGCATAACACCGGGCGTTGAAGCAACAACTGGTCCACTTGGTCAAGGTATCCCTGTAAGTGTAGGTTTAGCATTAGCTGAAAGGCATCTTGCGGAAACATATAATAGAAGTGAATTTCCTATAGTGGACCATTACACATATACTATCTGTGGGGATGGAGACTTAATGGAAGGTGTGTCCTATGAAGCTGCATCTCTAGCAGGCCATTTAAAACTTGGGCGTTTAATTGTCTTATACGATTCTAATAACATTAGTTTAGATGGAGGACTTGATCTTTCATTTTCTGAAGACATTAAAAAGCGTTTTGAATCGTATAACTGGCAATATTTACATGTCGAAGATGGCAATAATATCGAAGCAATTACGAAAGCGATTGAAGCTGCTAAAGCTGATGAAAATCGCCCAACACTAATCGAAGTTAAAACAATTATTGGTTATGGATCACCTTCATTACAAGGAACAAATGATGCACATAGTGACCCACTAGGAAAAGAAGAAATCGGGCGTACAAAGAAATTTTATAACTGGAATTATGAAGAGGATTTTCATGTGCCAGCAGAGGTTTATGAAGATTTTAGCAGTATTAAGGAAAATGGAAAGATTAAAGAGAGTGAATGGAAGTCATTATTGGATAGATATCAAGCAAATTACCCTGAACTTGCAACAGAGTTTAAGAGAATTATCGCCGGTGACCTTCCGCAAAATTGGGATGCAAATCTACCTTCTTACAATGAAAACAATACGCTAGCAACACGTGTGGCAGCGAGTGAAACATTAAATGCGCTTGCAAAAAATATTTCGGAATTGGTTGGCGGATCTGCAGACTTAGACTCTTCAACAAGAACAAGATTAAAAGCATACGAAGATATGAATAGTCTAGATTATGCAGGTAGAAATATCCGATTTGGTGTAAGGGAGTTTGCGATGGGTGCAATTGCTAATGGTCTTGCCCTTCATAATTTGAGACCATTTGTAAGTACATTCTTTGTTTTCTCAGATTACCTACGCCCAGCAATTCGACTAGCTTCTCTGATGGAATTGCCAGTAACATATGTATTTACACATGATACTATTGCTGTTGGACAAGACGGGCCAACACATCAGCCGATAGAGCAATTGGCATCGTTCAGAGCAATGCCAGGGCTTTCTGTTATCCGCCCTGCAGATGCAAATGAGACGAAAGAAGCATGGAAAATAGCAGTAAAACAAAAGGAAAATCCAACGATGCTCGTACTTGGAAGACAAGGTCTACCAACGCTAAAAGATTCAGAGACTTTAGCTGCAACAGGTGTACAAAAGGGTGCTTATGTTATTTCAAAAGCTAAAGAGGAAGCAGTCGGTATCCTTATTGCTGCAGGATCAGAAGTCAGTCTTGCTATTCAAGCACAAGAACAATTAGTTAGCGAAGGAATTTTTGTCGACGTAGTAAGTATGCCTTCTTGGGATCTATTTGAAAAACAATCAGAAGCTTATAAAGAAAGTGTTTTACCAAGAAGTCTGCAAAAAAGATTGACAATTGAAATGGGATCCAAGCTAGGTTGGAGAGAGTATGCAGGAAATAATGGGGCAGTGATGAGTATCGATATGTTCGGTGCTTCTGCTCCAGGGAATCGCGTTATTGAAGAGTATGGATTTACTATTGAAAATGTAGTGAAGAACTTTAAATCATTATTATAG